One segment of Panicum virgatum strain AP13 chromosome 1K, P.virgatum_v5, whole genome shotgun sequence DNA contains the following:
- the LOC120695331 gene encoding peroxidase 70-like: MAASSSFRAWHCLLAVSLLSSAVYGQLSPTFYASSCPTLELVVRATMTTAIIAEERMGASLLRLFFHDCFVQGCDASILLDDTGRFTGEKGASPNVNSVRGYEVIDQIKANVEAVCPGVVSCADIVALAARDGAVLLGGPTWAVPLGRRDSTTASLDHANSDLPAPTSSLAALITSFGNKGLSARDLTALSGAHTVGFSQCLNFRDHIYDDANVDATFAIARRDICPAAKGSGDGNLAPLDAQTRLIFDNAYYRNLVAQRGLLHSDQELFNGGSQDALVLQYSSNPALFAADFITAMIKMGNIGTLTGSAGEIRANCRVVNS; encoded by the exons ATGGCGGCTTCCAGCAGCTTCAGGGCCTGGCATTGCTTGCTTGccgtctccctcctctcctcagcGGTGTACGGGCAGCTGTCGCCGACATTCTATGCATCGAGCTGCCCGACGCTGGAGCTCGTCGTGCGCGCCACCATGACCACGGCCATCATCGCCGAGGAACGGATGGGCGCCTCCCTCCTCAGGCTCTtcttccacgactgcttcgtTCAG GGTTGCGATGCTTCGATTCTTCTGGATGACACTGGGAGGTTTACCGGCGAGAAGGGCGCCAGCCCGAACGTCAACTCCGTCCGCGGATACGAGGTCATCGACCAGATCAAGGCCAACGTCGAGGCCGTCTGCCCCGGCGTCGTCTCCTGCGCCGACATCGTCGCTCTCGCCGCGCGCGACGGCGCCGTGCTG CTCGGCGGACCAACCTGGGCGGTGCCGCTCGGCCGGCGGGactcgacgacggcgagcctggACCACGCGAACAGCGACCTCCCGGCGCCGACGTCCAGCCTGGCCGCGCTCATCACGTCGTTCGGCAACAAGGGCCTGAGCGCGCGCGACCTGACGGCGCTCTCCGGCGCGCACACCGTCGGCTTCTCGCAGTGCCTCAACTTCCGGGACCACATCTACGACGACGCCAACGTCGACGCGACGTTCGCGATCGCGCGCCGGGACATCTGCCCCGCCGCGAAGGGCTCCGGCGACGGCAACCTGGCGCCGCTCGACGCGCAGACGCGGCTGATCTTCGACAACGCCTACTACCGCAACCTCGTGGCCCAGCGCGGCCTGCTGCACTCGGACCAGGAGCTCTTCAACGGCGGGTCGCAGGACGCGCTGGTGTTGCAGTACAGCTCCAACCCGGCCCTCTTCGCCGCCGACTTCATCACCGCCATGATCAAGATGGGGAACATCGGCACGCTCACCGGAAGTGCCGGCGAGATCAGGGCCAACTGCAGGGTGGTCAACAGCTGA
- the LOC120652692 gene encoding peroxidase 2-like, with amino-acid sequence MASSSTTGSRHCCFLLALPLLSSTAHGQLSPTFYAATRCSALDRIVRDEVSRALFRDPPPLGGPRMGASLRLFFHDCFVQGCDAAVLLDVDPTKGILLGEKDAGPNANSLRGFEVVDSIQSKVEAACPGVVSCADILALATREAVVALNGSTWPLLLGRLDSRTANQSQANSDLPSPGSDIDTLIAAFARKGFTAPELVALSGAHTIGLARCVNVDQSQMQRCRVPTTDSGLMAALDDQTPEEFDSHYYDKLGKRGLSRSDRVLTSRGDLDALVRKYSASQAAFFADFASAMKKMSEVGVLTGAHGEVRANCRRVN; translated from the exons ATGGCTTCGTCCTCCACCACCGGCAGCCGCCATTGTTGCTTCCTTCTTGCgcttcccctcctctcctccaccgCCCACGGGCAGCTCTCGCCGACCTTCTACGCCGCAACAAGGTGCTCGGCGCTGGATCGAATCGTCAGAGACGAGGTGTCCCGTGCCTTGTTCAGGGACCCCCCGCCCCTCGGCGGGCCCCGGATGGGCGCCTCCCTCCGGCTCTtcttccacgactgcttcgtGCAGGGCTGcgacgccgccgtcctcctggaCGTGGACCCCACCAAGGGCATCCTCCTCGGCGAGAAGGACGCCGGCCCCAACGCCAACTCCCTGCGCGGCTTCGAGGTCGTCGACTCCATCCAGTCCAAGGTCGAGGCCGCCTGCCCCGGCGTCGTCTCCTGCGCCGACATCCTCGCCCTCGCCACCCGCGAAGCCGTCGTGGCC CTCAACGGATCGACGTGGCCGTTGCTGCTCGGCCGGCTTGACTCGAGGACGGCGAACCAGAGCCAGGCAAACAGCGACCTCCCGTCGCCGGGCTCGGACATCGACACGCTCATCGCGGCGTTCGCCCGGAAGGGCTTCACCGCTCCGGAGCTGGTGGCGCTCTCCGGCGCGCACACCATCGGCCTGGCGCGCTGCGTGAACGTCGACCAGAGCCAGATGCAGAGGTGCCGAGTGCCCACCACGGACAGCGGCCTCATGGCGGCGCTCGACGACCAGACGCCCGAGGAGTTCGACAGCCACTACTACGACAAGCTGGGCAAGCGCGGCCTGTCTCGCTCCGACCGGGTGCTCACGAGCCGCGGCGACCTGGACGCGCTCGTGCGGAAGTACAGCGCGAGCCAGGCCGCCTTCTTCGCCGACTTCGCCAGCGCGATGAAGAAGATGTCGGAGGTGGGCGTCCTCACCGGAGCCCATGGCGAGGTCAGGGCCAACTGCAGGAGGGTCAACTAG
- the LOC120695352 gene encoding uncharacterized protein LOC120695352 — protein sequence MYSPFPIPSVRIYAHRDFLPILVLQRLFAGLLPCARCLHPLSHPHGFLRRRRRDSRGEPARWLELAGKLLSSRPRRRLCCCCCCCCSASRFLVAARVAPPWAMAALWSCLRVRPLARTHVAVGSLRPLAVRLLPSASVPGQRVEHFLVQEQTDCFCCCCRLLPQRAPRVQVRAGEHQGQVPGVAARDGRAPEAGGARRAVARGGGQGRRPSDAGGKNQGPSAWRSGRRKLPHLLILRVKIKNCWR from the exons ATGTATTCCCCATTCCCAATCCCCTCCGTGCGCATATATGCGCATCGCGACTTCCTCCCCATCCTGGTTTTGCAGCGACTTTTTGCCGGTCTTCTTCCTTGCGCTCGCTGCCTACATCCACTCTCTCACCCACATGGAttcctccgccggcggcggcgggacagcCGCGGCGAGCCGGCCCGGTGGCTGGAGCTTGCCGGGAAGCTCCTCAGttcccggccgcggcggcggctctgctgctgctgctgctgctgctgctctgcctcGCGATTTTTGGTCGCGGCCAGGGTCGCCCCGCCgtgggccatggcggcgctgtGGTCTTGCCTGCGCGTGCGGCCGCTCGCCAGGACGCACGTCGCGGTGGGCTCCCTGCGTCCGCTCGCGGTGAGGCTTCTGCCAAGTGCGTCGGTGCCCGGGCAGCGCGTCGAGCACTTCCTCGTGCAGGAGCAGACGgattgcttctgctgctgctgtcgactCCTACCTCAAC GCGCACCGCGAGTTCAAGTTCGAGCTGGAGAGCATCAAGGCCAAGTACCTGGAGTTGCAGCACGAGATGGACGCGCTCCAGAAGCAGGTGGAGCGCGGCGCGCCGTCGCCCGCGGCGGGGGCCAAGGCCGGCGCCCCAGCGACGCCGGCGGCAAGAACCAGGGACCCTCGGCGTGGAGGAGTGGGAGGAGGAAGCTGCCACATCTTCTTATTTTGAGAGTAAAAATAAAGAACTGTTGGAGATGA